Proteins encoded in a region of the Paenibacillus sp. W2I17 genome:
- a CDS encoding sugar phosphate isomerase/epimerase: MKLSVFTVATPDLNAEELASAAAAAGIDGIEWRFRGIPEDAMSEEPSYWRNNRCSVDPSRWQEQVPVFREAALGQGRKSIALVPYLNYGDLSATEQAFQAADGLGASMMRVGVPGYDRKTSYPELYRKAVDYLSEVQDLAKQYNIKAIVETHHQTIAPTASLAYRLVQSLDPQHVGVLYDPGNMVHEGYENHRMGLELLGPYLAHVHVKNAGWFEAEGKDSQKANVTEKSSGVALNTAWKCHWTPLTEGMVDWVQMVRDLRAVGYDGYYGIEDFSGALESKAMLQHFADVFAEIERRVDEEEQS; the protein is encoded by the coding sequence ATGAAACTGTCTGTATTCACCGTGGCTACCCCTGATCTGAATGCAGAAGAATTGGCATCGGCTGCGGCAGCAGCGGGGATTGATGGAATTGAGTGGAGATTCCGTGGAATTCCTGAAGATGCTATGTCTGAAGAGCCTTCTTACTGGAGAAATAATCGATGTTCTGTAGATCCGAGCCGCTGGCAGGAACAGGTTCCTGTTTTTCGTGAAGCAGCGTTAGGGCAAGGCAGGAAATCCATTGCACTTGTACCGTATCTGAACTATGGAGATCTGTCGGCCACCGAGCAGGCGTTTCAGGCTGCGGATGGGTTAGGAGCTTCAATGATGCGTGTGGGTGTTCCTGGATATGATCGCAAGACCAGTTATCCTGAGTTGTATCGTAAAGCCGTTGATTACCTGAGTGAAGTACAAGATCTGGCCAAACAGTACAACATCAAGGCGATTGTAGAGACACATCATCAGACGATTGCACCGACGGCATCACTGGCCTATCGACTTGTGCAATCGCTGGACCCGCAGCATGTGGGTGTATTGTACGATCCAGGCAATATGGTGCATGAAGGATATGAGAATCATCGAATGGGACTTGAGTTGCTGGGGCCTTATCTGGCTCATGTACATGTAAAAAATGCCGGGTGGTTTGAAGCAGAAGGGAAAGATTCGCAAAAGGCTAATGTGACTGAGAAGAGCAGCGGAGTGGCTCTGAATACAGCCTGGAAATGTCACTGGACGCCGCTGACTGAAGGTATGGTTGATTGGGTACAAATGGTACGGGATCTTCGTGCCGTTGGGTATGACGGATACTACGGAATTGAGGACTTTAGTGGTGCCTTGGAATCCAAGGCGATGTTACAGCATTTTGCAGACGTTTTCGCCGAAATTGAGCGTCGTGTGGACGAGGAGGAGCAGTCATGA
- a CDS encoding metallophosphoesterase, with protein MKIVVISDTHCSRKSRKLPARLLDVLPSADLILHAGDWSDWSVYPMLSEYAPVEGVAGNTDPAEIAEELGYSRIVEVEGLRLGLVHGHLGSKGTEQNAIHTFAGQHVDAVIYGHSHIPVMHTVDNTLVFNPGSPTDRRFQKQYSFGIMTIDQGKIQAEHVFFDRD; from the coding sequence ATGAAAATTGTAGTCATCTCCGACACGCATTGTTCACGTAAATCACGGAAGTTACCGGCTAGGCTCCTGGATGTATTGCCGAGTGCAGATCTCATTCTTCATGCCGGCGACTGGTCGGATTGGAGTGTATACCCAATGCTTAGTGAGTATGCACCTGTTGAAGGGGTAGCGGGTAATACGGACCCGGCCGAAATCGCTGAAGAACTGGGATATTCCCGTATTGTTGAAGTGGAAGGGCTTCGTCTGGGTCTTGTGCACGGTCATCTGGGATCAAAGGGTACGGAGCAGAATGCAATTCATACATTTGCAGGCCAGCATGTGGATGCTGTGATCTACGGACACTCACATATCCCGGTGATGCATACCGTGGACAACACACTGGTATTTAATCCGGGGTCGCCTACGGATCGGCGTTTTCAGAAACAATACTCATTTGGCATCATGACAATAGATCAGGGGAAAATACAGGCTGAACATGTGTTCTTTGATCGGGATTAG
- a CDS encoding Rrf2 family transcriptional regulator, translating into MSTHFSVSVHCLLLLSLSAPERITSAHIAGSVNTNPVVVRRILGGLKKAGLVNSSPGTRGFYLAKPSSEITLAMIYQAAKDEGPLFPIHGNCNPDCEVGLHIDSLLTNLYQVAEAKVEQFFASITLEDMERSCTQMQTVPSQTE; encoded by the coding sequence ATGAGTACTCATTTTTCGGTCAGTGTGCATTGTTTGTTGTTATTGTCACTCAGCGCGCCTGAACGAATCACGTCTGCACATATTGCAGGTAGCGTGAATACCAACCCTGTCGTCGTCAGACGTATTCTGGGCGGGCTGAAAAAGGCAGGATTGGTGAACTCCTCTCCTGGAACAAGAGGCTTCTACTTAGCGAAGCCATCAAGTGAAATCACATTAGCCATGATCTATCAGGCTGCCAAGGACGAAGGTCCATTGTTCCCGATTCACGGCAATTGTAACCCGGATTGTGAAGTGGGCTTGCATATAGACAGCTTGCTGACCAATCTGTATCAGGTTGCCGAGGCGAAGGTGGAGCAGTTCTTTGCATCCATTACACTCGAAGATATGGAACGTTCCTGTACTCAGATGCAAACTGTTCCATCACAGACAGAATAG
- a CDS encoding DivIVA domain-containing protein, whose product MDEHMKRRLDKQRQLFKQLGVQLDALSIHEKQFNYKLRGYDPDEVDAYLDLVIKDYERFYANIADLMDKWQEQQLTIRDLKSSAKPVEDPTKIDRKQLDDIVKQLEYSVRQLKIRARPEKDLFSE is encoded by the coding sequence ATGGATGAACATATGAAACGAAGATTGGATAAACAGAGACAATTGTTTAAACAATTGGGAGTGCAGCTAGATGCGTTATCGATTCATGAAAAACAATTTAATTATAAACTTCGTGGTTATGATCCGGATGAGGTAGATGCTTATCTTGACCTGGTCATCAAAGATTACGAACGTTTCTATGCCAATATTGCAGATTTGATGGACAAATGGCAAGAACAGCAGTTAACGATCCGCGATCTTAAGTCGTCCGCGAAACCGGTGGAAGATCCGACCAAGATTGATCGCAAACAACTGGATGATATTGTGAAACAACTGGAATACAGTGTGCGACAGCTCAAGATCAGAGCACGTCCCGAAAAGGATCTGTTTTCTGAATAA
- a CDS encoding TraR/DksA C4-type zinc finger protein → MSTLTKDQHQILKNALLEQRENLQRHFESSMEDGAPVESLKDSTGELSSYDNHPADAGTETFERSRDLAIDDTLTDEFNQVNDALERMEQGTYGTCVTCGEDIPFERLEAIPYTAYCIDDTPNREISNDRPVEEEVMTMPPSGAGEGRQQRAGKFDNADAWEAVEEYGTSNSPATAAKRDVKGYDENM, encoded by the coding sequence ATGAGTACATTAACTAAAGATCAACATCAAATACTGAAAAACGCCCTTTTGGAGCAACGTGAAAACTTGCAGCGTCATTTTGAATCCAGCATGGAAGACGGTGCTCCAGTCGAGTCGCTGAAAGATTCAACCGGTGAGCTGTCCTCCTATGATAATCATCCGGCAGATGCCGGTACGGAAACATTTGAACGCAGCCGTGATCTGGCGATTGACGATACATTAACAGACGAATTCAATCAAGTGAACGACGCATTGGAACGTATGGAGCAAGGTACATATGGAACCTGTGTAACGTGCGGAGAAGATATTCCCTTCGAACGACTTGAGGCTATCCCTTATACCGCTTACTGTATTGACGACACACCTAATCGGGAGATCAGCAACGATCGGCCCGTTGAAGAAGAGGTAATGACCATGCCTCCGAGTGGTGCTGGAGAAGGTAGACAGCAGCGGGCCGGCAAGTTCGACAACGCAGATGCGTGGGAAGCGGTCGAAGAATATGGTACATCTAATTCCCCAGCAACCGCAGCCAAACGTGATGTGAAGGGTTACGATGAGAACATGTAA
- a CDS encoding transcriptional regulator: MEHKVLSTIEEIKIYSDPYRIQIMNMFNKQGRPSTVKEIADQMGEVPAKVHYHVKKLEKIGLLTIVSTREINGIIAKYYEPFTGEIHLRHEDEDKENSPLKQVFRSETLKLLNEMFEQSRQRFMHQAENEDRMFLSDITLYATREEVEQLYKNIIKLCEPYTTKENRQGEHEVFQLFSALSKPIVKIPASKTNAKEKKKATSDKDKATTKKSRSVSKRQESASSDSGSKE, translated from the coding sequence ATGGAGCACAAGGTTCTTTCAACAATTGAAGAAATTAAAATCTACTCCGATCCGTATCGGATACAGATTATGAATATGTTTAACAAGCAGGGCAGACCATCCACTGTCAAAGAGATCGCCGACCAGATGGGTGAGGTGCCAGCCAAAGTTCACTATCATGTAAAAAAGCTGGAGAAAATTGGTCTGCTGACCATCGTTTCTACACGTGAGATTAATGGGATTATCGCCAAATATTATGAACCATTCACCGGAGAGATCCATCTCCGTCACGAAGATGAAGATAAGGAAAACTCTCCATTGAAACAGGTGTTTCGGTCCGAGACACTCAAATTATTAAATGAGATGTTCGAACAAAGTCGTCAGCGATTCATGCATCAGGCGGAAAACGAAGATCGGATGTTCCTCTCGGACATCACGCTGTATGCAACCCGTGAGGAAGTAGAGCAGTTGTATAAAAACATCATAAAACTCTGTGAACCCTATACTACAAAAGAGAATCGACAAGGGGAACATGAGGTCTTTCAGTTATTCTCTGCTCTCTCTAAACCTATAGTGAAAATACCTGCTTCTAAGACAAATGCAAAAGAGAAAAAGAAAGCTACGTCTGATAAGGACAAAGCAACTACGAAAAAGTCTCGATCTGTTTCTAAGCGGCAGGAATCTGCATCATCTGATAGTGGATCGAAAGAATAA